Proteins from a single region of bacterium:
- the lipA gene encoding lipoyl synthase, which translates to MMNRHLPEWLTVRMPRPEAMREVDDMISGANLHTVCQSARCPNLPECWSTKKTATFMILGDICTRACGFCAIKTGKPLVVETDEPKRVAEAAKVLYLKHVVITSVTRDDLEDGGAGQFADTIRSIREAIPHAIVEVLTPDFKQIDRSIQLVVDALPDIYNHNVETVPRLHALVRPQAKYSRSLNVLKIVKGMNAKIFTKSGLMLGLGETKDEVVGVLRDLRGIGVDCVTIGQYLRPTMRHLPVAEYIHPDNFKEYETIGMELGFSFVASAPLVRSSYNAIEFAKKVMAERLSKVGV; encoded by the coding sequence ATGATGAACCGACACTTGCCAGAATGGTTGACAGTCCGAATGCCGCGTCCTGAGGCTATGCGCGAAGTTGATGACATGATCAGTGGCGCTAATCTTCATACTGTCTGCCAAAGCGCTAGATGCCCCAATCTTCCCGAATGCTGGTCCACCAAAAAAACCGCTACCTTCATGATTTTGGGGGACATATGCACTCGCGCTTGCGGGTTTTGTGCTATAAAAACAGGAAAACCGCTTGTAGTTGAAACAGATGAGCCGAAAAGAGTTGCTGAAGCTGCCAAAGTGTTATATCTCAAGCATGTGGTTATAACCTCGGTTACTCGTGATGATTTAGAGGATGGCGGTGCTGGCCAGTTTGCTGATACTATTCGCTCAATTCGCGAAGCTATACCTCATGCAATTGTAGAAGTTTTAACTCCTGACTTTAAACAAATCGACAGGAGTATCCAGCTTGTAGTTGATGCGTTGCCTGATATTTATAATCACAACGTCGAGACCGTTCCTCGTTTGCATGCATTGGTGAGGCCTCAGGCGAAGTATTCTCGGAGTTTAAACGTCCTTAAGATCGTCAAGGGAATGAATGCGAAGATATTTACCAAGTCAGGTTTAATGCTTGGTTTAGGGGAGACAAAGGATGAGGTTGTTGGTGTTCTTCGCGACTTACGCGGTATTGGCGTGGATTGTGTGACCATCGGACAATATTTGCGTCCGACCATGCGGCACCTACCCGTTGCTGAATATATCCATCCGGATAATTTTAAGGAATACGAAACCATCGGGATGGAATTAGGCTTTTCTTTTGTCGCTTCTGCTCCATTAGTTCGCAGCTCATATAACGCGATCGAATTTGCAAAAAAAGTAATGGCCGAGCGTTTATCGAAAGTAGGAGTTTGA